One Neodiprion pinetum isolate iyNeoPine1 chromosome 1, iyNeoPine1.2, whole genome shotgun sequence genomic window carries:
- the wapl gene encoding wings apart-like protein homolog isoform X2 gives MTSRSYTKSYSRKVSSVPPPSIQFDKLFKEHSNRPSAAKSAGTVGKWGITSFTSIRSTNINAKKMKMDYGNQNVRLNASKDPFSFDVGPDAKAENTQPIVKPKKFFKSRNVQPITDDIRPDAAVYRQVPDSQYGRVRTPKQSVPKSPLSKSSHVAQKKLSESLDCSTIGEATTREESKPPIVLRICKGTARLVCGDTQETTPPPELDTYRISTPVPSPVNEEENLRDSSLEISSKSLDSRPRETRLTHQPIVTTISIPLENSEMRRTTRSRAKNLQLDLSSASTAVTTPVPTTPNSHSSGLSLTLRKSMTDSNNTLISHYDIVKTDCNPTYPVKSTIEPLIGHDQPLPTTTQELIDILSSDADPLLSRPEAMSTTVQMQESPENISDDVQHCSIDLQMEDNASELEVEPDIPAPVVENDPQAAKAMVDQDWFSGSDDSEGVVGNPENDPVSMISLVSEPQSIPPSASITTKPITKKGSIFKSRSTGVASGNKRLALYKHKWSDNEKESSATDTTSTGIAPNKASGSHANSAPVAYEEEEFEPSKLTRVVSYPETDMDFTDETEAITSIRCGKKVKGFYTVVKNVKKAHQIQESGEFQEFNDDVEYILDTLRENNPNATRCLSAIRLASKCMAPAFRMHVRAHGTVAKFFKALHDATKDQSLGLCTATVMFVLSQDRLAMDLDRDCLELMLSLLESDASHKDALDDCGLSRAELLKNKEKVRQLCADIQAQGHAKHLNLDNITVGQLAMETLLSLTSRRAGEWFKEELRELGGLEHIVKTIRDCHRHISNSNIKETGWSDPLLDKLRKVDRCLRVLENVTHMNEENQVYLLKYDDGILVHTLANLYHFCALQIPMYPSMDPSDKSSTAAVVRECLFAIIKVLINLTHRFNKQSFGSKVVGSQSGVVNCSLYLLLRVPESLPEEKRFDMMMLALILLINLVEQCDDNKQLLIEAQAPPSLVKILDPVESGVEALIELFYKQEELARAEEQKTDAILDGKKDSEQTETVSTTTKSQEEFIEETVTKLLQKAGRHMEHTLIGAYVVLLLGYLIMDNKDYEMLVRSRLPDSNFSTMVTVLQKFFNFMNLTASNEVSSCGIAATEKVIKFLKMSDARVEEEKNELPLPALEDSSILLDLTPS, from the exons ATGACGTCGCGTAGCTACACCAAATCTTACAGTCGCAAGGTCAGCAGTGTACCTCCACCAAGCATTCAATTCGACAAATTGTTCAAAGAACATAGCAATCGGCCCTCTGCTGCAAAGTCAGCTGGTACTGTTGGAAAATGGGGCATTACTTCGTTCACATCCATAAGAAGTACAAACATCAATG caaagaaaatgaagatgGACTATGGAAATCAAAACGTGCGACTAAATGCGAGCAAAGATCCATTTTCCTTCGACGTTGGTCCTGATGCAAAGGCCGAGAACACACAGCCGATTgtaaaaccaaaaaaatttttcaaaagccGTAACGTCCAGCCAATAACGGATGACATCAGGCCAGACGCAGCGGTATATCGACAAGTACCTGATTCTCAATACGGGCGAGTTCGGACACCGAAACAATCCGTGCCCAAGTCGCCTTTATCCAAGTCGTCCCACGTAGCACAGAAAAAGCTTAGCGAAAGTTTAGACTGTAGCACCATTGGCGAGGCAACCACCAGAGAAGAAAGCAAACCTCCAATTGTCCTGAGAATATGCAAAGGCACAGCAAGACTAGTTTGTGGGGATACGCAGGAGACGACGCCACCTCCCGAACTCGATACTTATAGAATTTCTACGCCTGTCCCGAGCCCGGtcaacgaagaagaaaatctCAGAGATTCAAGTCTTGAGATTTCCTCTAAATCACTGGATTCCCGACCAAGGGAGACGAGGTTGACCCATCAGCCCATTGTCACTACCATCTCCATACCtttagaaaattctgaaatgcGTCGAACTACTCGAAGTCGTGCTAAGAACCTGCAGTTGGATCTATCAAGTGCTTCCACAGCTGTTACAACTCCCGTACCGACAACCCCGAACTCTCACAGCTCCGGACTTTCATTGACCCTTAGGAAATCTATGACAGATTCCAACAACACTCTCATATCACATTATGACATCGTTAAGACTGATTGTAACCCAACCTATCCCGTCAAGAGCACGATCGAACCTCTGATTGGGCATGACCAACCTTTACCAACGACAACTCAGGAGCTGATTGATATACTCTCAAGCGATGCGGATCCGCTGCTCTCCAGACCAGAAGCTATGTCAACGACTGTACAGATGCAGGAGAGTCCGGAAAATATATCAGACGATGTGCAGCACTGCTCGATAGATTTACAGATGGAAGATAACGCATCCGAACTGGAAGTGGAACCCGATATTCCAGCCCCGGTCGTTGAGAATGATCCGCAAGCTGCCAAAGCTATGGTGGACCAGGATTGGTTCTCTGGAAGTGACGATAGCGAGGGAGTCGTCGGAAATCCTGAAAATGATCCTGTTAGTATGATCAGCCTGGTTTCTGAGCCACAGTCTATCCCTCCGTCAGCCAGTATTACGACAAAACCTATCACAAAGAAAGGAAGTATATTTAAAAGTCGGTCGACTGGAGTAGCGAGTGGAAACAAAAGACTGGCATTGTACAAACACAAGTGGTCCGATAATGAGAAGGAATCCTCTGCGACAGACACGACTAGCACAGGAATAGCACCGAATAAAGCTTCTGGCTCCCATGCCAATTCAGCTCCTGTGGCTTACGAGGAGGAAGAATTCGAACCTTCGAAATTAACCAGAGTTGTCTCTTATCCAGAAACAGACATGGACTTTACTGATGAAACTGAAGCAATTACAAGCATTCGATGtggtaaaaaagtaaaaggc TTTTATACAGTtgttaaaaatgtgaaaaaagctCACCAGATACAGGAAAGCGGAGAGTTCCAAGAATTTAATGATGACGTTGAATATATTTTGGATACGTTAAGAGAAAATAATCCTAATGCCACACGATGTCTATCAGCAATACGCTTAGCCAGCAAATGTATGGCCCCAGCATTCAGGATGCATGTCAGAGCGCATGGTACTGTCGCTAAGTTTTTCAAAGCTCTTCACGACGCTACTAAAGATCAG AGTCTTGGTCTGTGTACAGCGACGGTAATGTTTGTATTAAGTCAGGATAGGTTAGCCATGGATCTCGATCGTGATTGCTTAGAGTTGATGTTGAGTCTGTTAGAGTCAGATGCAAGCCACAAAGACGCGCTTGACGATTGCGGCCTGAGCAGGgctgaattattgaaaaataaagagaaagtGCGCCAACTTTGTGCCGACATTCAAGCACAGGGACATGCAAAGCATCTGAATTTAGACAACATTACC GTTGGGCAATTAGCTATGGAGACGTTACTGAGCTTAACTTCAAGACGTGCCGGTGAATGGTTCAAAGAAGAACTTCGGGAGCTGGGTGGCTTGGAGCATATTGTCAAAACAATCCGAGATTGTCATCGCCATATTAGTAATAGCAATATCAAAGAAACAGGCTGGTCTGATCCTCTCTTGGACAAGCTACGCAAAGTTGATAGGTGCTTACGAGTATTAGAAAAT GTAACACACATGAACGAGGAGAATCAAGTATATTTGTTGAAGTACGACGATGGTATTTTAGTCCATACATTAGCAAATCTGTACCATTTCTGCGCACTCCAAATTCCAATGTATCCTAGTATGGATCCTAGTGACAAAAGCTCTACCGCTGCAGTTGTTAGAGAATGCCTATTTGCTATTATTAAAGTTTTAATTAATCTCACACATCGTTTCAACAAGCAAT CATTTGGGAGTAAAGTGGTTGGATCTCAGTCAGGTGTCGTTAACTGTAGTTTATACCTCTTATTACGTGTGCCAGAATCTCTACCAGAAGAAAAACGTTTTGACATGATGATGTTGGCATTGATTCTGTTGATTAATTTGGTCGAGCAATGCGATGATAACAAGCAGTTGCTCATTGAAGCTCAAGCACCTCCATCattagtcaaaattcttgacC CTGTTGAAAGTGGAGTCGAAGCACTGATCGAGCTTTTTTACAAACAAGAAGAACTTGCACGAGCCGAAGAACAAAAAACGGATGCCATTCTTGACGGGAAGAAAGATTCTGAACAAACGGAAACTGTCTCCACTACTACTAAGTCACAGGAAGAATTTATTGAAGAAACAGTTACAAAGT TGTTACAAAAGGCTGGTCGACACATGGAGCACACTCTAATTGGTGCGTACGTAGTACTCTTGCTGGGTTATTTGATAATGGACAACAAG gaTTATGAAATGTTGGTACGCAGCAGGCTTCCGGAcagcaatttttcaacaatggTGACAGTacttcagaaatttttcaatttcatgaatttgaCCGCATCG AACGAAGTAAGTAGCTGTGGCATAGCAGCTACAGAGAAGGTGATCAAGTTCCTAAAAATGTCTGATGCCAGGGTGgaggaagagaaaaacgaattaCCGTTACCAGCATTGGAAGATTCAAGCATTCTTCTAGATTTGACCCCTTCTTGA
- the wapl gene encoding wings apart-like protein homolog isoform X1, which yields MTSRSYTKSYSRKVSSVPPPSIQFDKLFKEHSNRPSAAKSAGTVGKWGITSFTSIRSTNINGRRDDIHSAFSAKKMKMDYGNQNVRLNASKDPFSFDVGPDAKAENTQPIVKPKKFFKSRNVQPITDDIRPDAAVYRQVPDSQYGRVRTPKQSVPKSPLSKSSHVAQKKLSESLDCSTIGEATTREESKPPIVLRICKGTARLVCGDTQETTPPPELDTYRISTPVPSPVNEEENLRDSSLEISSKSLDSRPRETRLTHQPIVTTISIPLENSEMRRTTRSRAKNLQLDLSSASTAVTTPVPTTPNSHSSGLSLTLRKSMTDSNNTLISHYDIVKTDCNPTYPVKSTIEPLIGHDQPLPTTTQELIDILSSDADPLLSRPEAMSTTVQMQESPENISDDVQHCSIDLQMEDNASELEVEPDIPAPVVENDPQAAKAMVDQDWFSGSDDSEGVVGNPENDPVSMISLVSEPQSIPPSASITTKPITKKGSIFKSRSTGVASGNKRLALYKHKWSDNEKESSATDTTSTGIAPNKASGSHANSAPVAYEEEEFEPSKLTRVVSYPETDMDFTDETEAITSIRCGKKVKGFYTVVKNVKKAHQIQESGEFQEFNDDVEYILDTLRENNPNATRCLSAIRLASKCMAPAFRMHVRAHGTVAKFFKALHDATKDQSLGLCTATVMFVLSQDRLAMDLDRDCLELMLSLLESDASHKDALDDCGLSRAELLKNKEKVRQLCADIQAQGHAKHLNLDNITVGQLAMETLLSLTSRRAGEWFKEELRELGGLEHIVKTIRDCHRHISNSNIKETGWSDPLLDKLRKVDRCLRVLENVTHMNEENQVYLLKYDDGILVHTLANLYHFCALQIPMYPSMDPSDKSSTAAVVRECLFAIIKVLINLTHRFNKQSFGSKVVGSQSGVVNCSLYLLLRVPESLPEEKRFDMMMLALILLINLVEQCDDNKQLLIEAQAPPSLVKILDPVESGVEALIELFYKQEELARAEEQKTDAILDGKKDSEQTETVSTTTKSQEEFIEETVTKLLQKAGRHMEHTLIGAYVVLLLGYLIMDNKDYEMLVRSRLPDSNFSTMVTVLQKFFNFMNLTASNEVSSCGIAATEKVIKFLKMSDARVEEEKNELPLPALEDSSILLDLTPS from the exons ATGACGTCGCGTAGCTACACCAAATCTTACAGTCGCAAGGTCAGCAGTGTACCTCCACCAAGCATTCAATTCGACAAATTGTTCAAAGAACATAGCAATCGGCCCTCTGCTGCAAAGTCAGCTGGTACTGTTGGAAAATGGGGCATTACTTCGTTCACATCCATAAGAAGTACAAACATCAATG GACGAAGAGACGATATACATAGTGCTTTTTCAgcaaagaaaatgaagatgGACTATGGAAATCAAAACGTGCGACTAAATGCGAGCAAAGATCCATTTTCCTTCGACGTTGGTCCTGATGCAAAGGCCGAGAACACACAGCCGATTgtaaaaccaaaaaaatttttcaaaagccGTAACGTCCAGCCAATAACGGATGACATCAGGCCAGACGCAGCGGTATATCGACAAGTACCTGATTCTCAATACGGGCGAGTTCGGACACCGAAACAATCCGTGCCCAAGTCGCCTTTATCCAAGTCGTCCCACGTAGCACAGAAAAAGCTTAGCGAAAGTTTAGACTGTAGCACCATTGGCGAGGCAACCACCAGAGAAGAAAGCAAACCTCCAATTGTCCTGAGAATATGCAAAGGCACAGCAAGACTAGTTTGTGGGGATACGCAGGAGACGACGCCACCTCCCGAACTCGATACTTATAGAATTTCTACGCCTGTCCCGAGCCCGGtcaacgaagaagaaaatctCAGAGATTCAAGTCTTGAGATTTCCTCTAAATCACTGGATTCCCGACCAAGGGAGACGAGGTTGACCCATCAGCCCATTGTCACTACCATCTCCATACCtttagaaaattctgaaatgcGTCGAACTACTCGAAGTCGTGCTAAGAACCTGCAGTTGGATCTATCAAGTGCTTCCACAGCTGTTACAACTCCCGTACCGACAACCCCGAACTCTCACAGCTCCGGACTTTCATTGACCCTTAGGAAATCTATGACAGATTCCAACAACACTCTCATATCACATTATGACATCGTTAAGACTGATTGTAACCCAACCTATCCCGTCAAGAGCACGATCGAACCTCTGATTGGGCATGACCAACCTTTACCAACGACAACTCAGGAGCTGATTGATATACTCTCAAGCGATGCGGATCCGCTGCTCTCCAGACCAGAAGCTATGTCAACGACTGTACAGATGCAGGAGAGTCCGGAAAATATATCAGACGATGTGCAGCACTGCTCGATAGATTTACAGATGGAAGATAACGCATCCGAACTGGAAGTGGAACCCGATATTCCAGCCCCGGTCGTTGAGAATGATCCGCAAGCTGCCAAAGCTATGGTGGACCAGGATTGGTTCTCTGGAAGTGACGATAGCGAGGGAGTCGTCGGAAATCCTGAAAATGATCCTGTTAGTATGATCAGCCTGGTTTCTGAGCCACAGTCTATCCCTCCGTCAGCCAGTATTACGACAAAACCTATCACAAAGAAAGGAAGTATATTTAAAAGTCGGTCGACTGGAGTAGCGAGTGGAAACAAAAGACTGGCATTGTACAAACACAAGTGGTCCGATAATGAGAAGGAATCCTCTGCGACAGACACGACTAGCACAGGAATAGCACCGAATAAAGCTTCTGGCTCCCATGCCAATTCAGCTCCTGTGGCTTACGAGGAGGAAGAATTCGAACCTTCGAAATTAACCAGAGTTGTCTCTTATCCAGAAACAGACATGGACTTTACTGATGAAACTGAAGCAATTACAAGCATTCGATGtggtaaaaaagtaaaaggc TTTTATACAGTtgttaaaaatgtgaaaaaagctCACCAGATACAGGAAAGCGGAGAGTTCCAAGAATTTAATGATGACGTTGAATATATTTTGGATACGTTAAGAGAAAATAATCCTAATGCCACACGATGTCTATCAGCAATACGCTTAGCCAGCAAATGTATGGCCCCAGCATTCAGGATGCATGTCAGAGCGCATGGTACTGTCGCTAAGTTTTTCAAAGCTCTTCACGACGCTACTAAAGATCAG AGTCTTGGTCTGTGTACAGCGACGGTAATGTTTGTATTAAGTCAGGATAGGTTAGCCATGGATCTCGATCGTGATTGCTTAGAGTTGATGTTGAGTCTGTTAGAGTCAGATGCAAGCCACAAAGACGCGCTTGACGATTGCGGCCTGAGCAGGgctgaattattgaaaaataaagagaaagtGCGCCAACTTTGTGCCGACATTCAAGCACAGGGACATGCAAAGCATCTGAATTTAGACAACATTACC GTTGGGCAATTAGCTATGGAGACGTTACTGAGCTTAACTTCAAGACGTGCCGGTGAATGGTTCAAAGAAGAACTTCGGGAGCTGGGTGGCTTGGAGCATATTGTCAAAACAATCCGAGATTGTCATCGCCATATTAGTAATAGCAATATCAAAGAAACAGGCTGGTCTGATCCTCTCTTGGACAAGCTACGCAAAGTTGATAGGTGCTTACGAGTATTAGAAAAT GTAACACACATGAACGAGGAGAATCAAGTATATTTGTTGAAGTACGACGATGGTATTTTAGTCCATACATTAGCAAATCTGTACCATTTCTGCGCACTCCAAATTCCAATGTATCCTAGTATGGATCCTAGTGACAAAAGCTCTACCGCTGCAGTTGTTAGAGAATGCCTATTTGCTATTATTAAAGTTTTAATTAATCTCACACATCGTTTCAACAAGCAAT CATTTGGGAGTAAAGTGGTTGGATCTCAGTCAGGTGTCGTTAACTGTAGTTTATACCTCTTATTACGTGTGCCAGAATCTCTACCAGAAGAAAAACGTTTTGACATGATGATGTTGGCATTGATTCTGTTGATTAATTTGGTCGAGCAATGCGATGATAACAAGCAGTTGCTCATTGAAGCTCAAGCACCTCCATCattagtcaaaattcttgacC CTGTTGAAAGTGGAGTCGAAGCACTGATCGAGCTTTTTTACAAACAAGAAGAACTTGCACGAGCCGAAGAACAAAAAACGGATGCCATTCTTGACGGGAAGAAAGATTCTGAACAAACGGAAACTGTCTCCACTACTACTAAGTCACAGGAAGAATTTATTGAAGAAACAGTTACAAAGT TGTTACAAAAGGCTGGTCGACACATGGAGCACACTCTAATTGGTGCGTACGTAGTACTCTTGCTGGGTTATTTGATAATGGACAACAAG gaTTATGAAATGTTGGTACGCAGCAGGCTTCCGGAcagcaatttttcaacaatggTGACAGTacttcagaaatttttcaatttcatgaatttgaCCGCATCG AACGAAGTAAGTAGCTGTGGCATAGCAGCTACAGAGAAGGTGATCAAGTTCCTAAAAATGTCTGATGCCAGGGTGgaggaagagaaaaacgaattaCCGTTACCAGCATTGGAAGATTCAAGCATTCTTCTAGATTTGACCCCTTCTTGA